A genomic stretch from Lathyrus oleraceus cultivar Zhongwan6 chromosome 2, CAAS_Psat_ZW6_1.0, whole genome shotgun sequence includes:
- the LOC127117900 gene encoding calmodulin, with protein sequence MADQLTDEQISEFKEAFSLFDKDGDGCITTKELGTVMRSLGQNPTEAELQDMINEVDADGNGTIDFPEFLNLMARKMKDTDSEEELKEAFRVFDKDQNGFISAAELRHVMTNLGEKLTDEEVDEMIREADVDGDGQINYEEFVKVMMAK encoded by the exons ATGGCCGATCAGCTCACCGACGAACAGATCTCCGAGTTCAAGGAAGCTTTCAGTCTATTCGACAAGGATGGCGATG GTTGCATCACTACCAAGGAGCTCGGGACTGTTATGCGATCACTTGGCCAGAACCCAACTGAGGCCGAGTTGCAGGACATGATAAACGAGGTTGATGCTGATGGAAACGGTACCATTGATTTCCCTGAATTCCTCAACCTGATGGCCCGTAAGATGAAGGATACTGATTCCGAGGAAGAGCTTAAGGAAGCTTTCCGTGTGTTCGACAAGGATCAGAATGGTTTCATCTCTGCAGCTGAGCTTCGTCATGTTATGACAAATCTCGGTGAGAAGCTGACTGATGAAGAGGTCGACGAGATGATCCGCGAAGCTGATGTTGATGGTGATGGTCAGATCAACTACGAGGAGTTTGTCAAAGTCATGATGGCTAAGTGA